Proteins co-encoded in one Arachis hypogaea cultivar Tifrunner chromosome 13, arahy.Tifrunner.gnm2.J5K5, whole genome shotgun sequence genomic window:
- the LOC112732601 gene encoding inositol oxygenase 4-like: MFKAPKSNAFGQSFRDYDIESERQKGVEEFYRLQHINQTYDFVKKMREHYKKLDKAEMNIWECCELLNEVVDDSDPDLDEPQIQHLLQTAEAIRKDYPNEDWLHLTALIHDLGKILHLPQFGELPQWAVVGDTFPVGCAFDEKNVHHKYFKENPDSKNSAYNTKDGVYSKGCGLDNVLMSWEHDDYMYMVAKENGTTLPSPGLFIIRYHSFYPLHKEGAYTHLMSEEDFENLKWLHIFNKYDLYSKSKVLVDVKKVKPYYQSLIDKYFPAKLKW; this comes from the exons ATGTTTAAGGCCCCAAAAAGCAATGCATTTGGCCAATCTTTCAG GGATTATGATATTGAAAGTGAAAGACAAAAAGGTGTGGAAGAATTCTATAGATTACAACACATTAATCAGACATATGACTTT GTAAAGAAAATGAGGGAGCACTATAAGAAATTGGACAAAGCAGAAATGAACATATGGGAATGTTGTGAGCTGCTTAATGAAGTAGTGGATGATAGTGATCCTGATTTGGATGAACCTCAAATTCAACATTTATTACAAACTGCAGAAGCCATTAGAAAAGATTATCCTAACGAAGATTGGTTACATTTGACTGCTCTCATCCATg ATCTCGGAAAGATTCTTCACCTTCCTCAATTCGGTGAACTTCCTCAATGGGCTGTTGTTG GAGATACCTTTCCTGTTGGTTGTGCCTTTGATGAAAAAAATGTTCACCACAAG TATTTCAAAGAAAACCCAGATAGCAAAAATTCTGCTTATAACACTAAAGATGGAGTCTATAGTAAAGGGTGTGGATTAGACAATGTACTCATGTCATGGGAACATGATGACTATATGTATATG GTAGCAAAGGAAAATGGAACCACTTTACCTTCACCTGGCTTATTCATTATTAGATATCACTCATTTTATC CTTTGCATAAGGAGGGAGCATATACTCATCTCATGAGTGAAGAAGATTTTGAGAACTTAAAGTGGCTTCACATTTTCAA TAAATATGATCTCTATAGCAAAAGCAAAGTTTTGGTGGACGTTAAAAAAGTAAAGCCATACTATCAATCACTTATTGACAAG TATTTTCCAGCAAAGCTGAAGTGGTGA
- the LOC140177430 gene encoding uncharacterized protein: MDQTFDSVKELSLISEKNWCIKVRILRMWKFSSYEKSYSQPSMELVVLDKEGSRIYCFIWSIHYRLFEPILEEGKVFVLANFTMDSNTQKYRPTKHSMRIIFKRDTLVSSVDDINIPIESFDFVVTKEILSSVRDDLFLIGVMTITNTNYTTRLMVNADLEVVKKFRQKLIGLGTKHKPSVDVIGRVVRHFPFEDFLSLTPYAPIHQIKQTVEKSTYVTCGMVIDIDRDHAWWYKACRQCTQGLEALTDQFYYAKCDVYSTIFVARFSIQVRVVDDSDIATFVLFENSASKFLGLTATDIRTSMLAKGYRRDHFPEELNALDALQKLTTAKGVHSGELIRNGSIVGVAGSTTPLSTKATSVSEHGADHVVTQTPVKRLCIRSDDDLSSRASLSASKSLLPAFEKCIPGNATDPVAEDM; encoded by the exons ATGGATCAGACTTTTGATTCTGTTAAGGAACTTTCTCTTATTTCTGAAAAGAACTGGTGCATTAAAGTAAGGATTTTGAGGATGTGGAAGTTTTCGTCATATGAAAAGAGTTACTCTCAACCTTCAATGGAGTTGGTTGTACTTGACAAAGAG GGATCGCGAATCTATTGTTTCATCTGGTCCATTCATTACCGTCTTTTTGAACCGATCCTTGAGGAGGGGAAGGTGTTTGTTCTGGCCAACTTCACGATGGACTCAAACACGCAGAAATACAGGCCCACCAAGCATAGTATGCGGATCATATTTAAGAGGGACACATTGGTCTCGAGTGTTGATGACATCAATATTCCAATTGAGTCATTTGATTTCGTGGTAACTAAGGAAATATTATCTTCGGTTAGGGATGACTTATTTCTTATTG GTGTGATGACTATCACCAACACAAACTACACCACAAGGCTCATGGTTAATGCTGACCTTGAAGTGGTTAAGAAATTCCGCCAAAA GCTTATTGGACTTGGTACTAAGCATAAGCCCAGCGTTGATGTTATAGGCCGGGTAGTGAGGCATTTTCCTTTTGAAGATTTTCTCAGCCTTACACCCTATGCACCCATACATCAGATAAAGCAAACTGTTGAG AAATCAACCTACGTGACCTGTGGAATGGTGATCGACATTGACAGAGATCATGCATGGTGGTACAAGGCTTGCAGACAATGCACTCAGGGACTGGAGGCACTTACTGACCAGTTTTATTATGCAAAATGCGATGTTTACTCAACAATTTTTGTTGCGAG GTTTAGCATTCAGGTTCGTGTTGTTGATGACTCAGATATAGCAACCTTTGTTCTCTTTGAGAATTCTGCCTCAAAGTTCTTAGGACTAACTGCCACTGACATCCGCACCAGCATGCTTGCTAAG GGTTATAGAAGAGACCATTTCCCAGAGGAGCTGAATGCACTG GATGCATTGCAGAAGTTGACCACTGCAAAGGGTGTTCATAGCGGTGAATTGATTCGAAATGGGAGCATAGTCGGAGTTGCTGGTTCCACCACCCCTCTGAGCACCAAAGCCACATCTGTTTCTGAGCATGGCGCTGACCACGTGGTTACACAGACTCCTGTCAAACGGCTGTGCATTAGATCCGATGATGACCTCTCCTCTCGTGCCTCACTCTCTGCCTCCAAGAGTCTTCTGCCTGCGTTTGAGAAGTGCATCCCAGGGAATGCCACCGATCCTGTTGCAGAGGATATGTGA